A window of Halalkalibacillus sediminis contains these coding sequences:
- a CDS encoding 3D domain-containing protein — translation MNKPLRNFFLFLSAFLISTTGVILIMTQSSEADQQKPGQSVNSHQSELENKADIYIQHEEVKDAEHANIELASTKSEDAFKRYPTQVVVATGYTAGYESTGKTEGHPQYGITFSGLKVQRDEISTIAADLSTFPLGTVLYIPEYGYGIVTDIGGAIKGNKIDLYYDTVDEVFNEWGKRELEVYVIEQGDGTVNQEDLEVWKKKIEDRVVPVMSNE, via the coding sequence ATGAATAAACCGTTAAGAAACTTTTTTCTGTTTCTCAGTGCTTTTCTGATCTCAACAACTGGGGTAATTCTCATCATGACTCAATCTTCAGAAGCAGATCAACAAAAGCCTGGACAAAGCGTAAATTCTCATCAATCTGAATTAGAAAACAAAGCAGACATTTATATACAGCATGAGGAAGTTAAGGATGCAGAGCATGCAAATATTGAACTGGCATCAACGAAGTCTGAAGATGCTTTTAAGCGATACCCTACACAAGTAGTAGTTGCTACAGGTTATACAGCCGGCTATGAATCTACTGGTAAAACAGAGGGACATCCTCAATATGGCATCACATTTTCAGGCCTTAAGGTGCAAAGGGATGAAATTTCGACCATTGCCGCTGATCTTAGTACCTTCCCTTTAGGAACAGTGCTATACATCCCAGAGTATGGCTATGGAATCGTGACAGATATTGGAGGAGCTATCAAAGGGAATAAAATAGACCTTTATTATGATACAGTGGATGAAGTATTCAATGAATGGGGCAAACGAGAACTTGAAGTATACGTGATTGAACAGGGCGATGGAACTGTTAATCAAGAAGACTTAGAAGTTTGGAAAAAGAAAATCGAGGATCGCGTTGTTCCTGTCATGAGTAATGAATAA
- a CDS encoding divergent PAP2 family protein produces MEIFNNTPLMIALFAVIFAQVIKIPIQFIAIRKLNVGLAFSTGGMPSSHSAAVAALTTAVGIEHGLDSHFFAIACVLSIIVMYDATGVRRQAGQHATLLNQLVKDFQRFVDDAKDWPNKKEVEKQKELKELLGHQPVEVFFGAVTGILLAILAYGII; encoded by the coding sequence ATGGAAATTTTCAACAATACACCTCTTATGATTGCGCTATTCGCAGTCATATTTGCTCAAGTAATCAAAATACCCATTCAGTTTATTGCTATACGAAAACTGAACGTCGGATTGGCATTCAGTACCGGTGGTATGCCGAGTAGCCACTCAGCGGCCGTAGCTGCCCTTACAACGGCAGTTGGCATTGAACACGGGCTTGACTCTCATTTCTTCGCCATTGCTTGTGTACTGAGTATTATTGTTATGTATGATGCAACAGGTGTGCGACGTCAAGCAGGTCAACATGCGACTCTTTTGAATCAACTGGTAAAAGATTTTCAGCGATTTGTGGATGATGCAAAAGATTGGCCCAATAAAAAAGAGGTAGAAAAACAAAAAGAACTGAAAGAGCTATTAGGTCACCAGCCTGTGGAGGTTTTCTTCGGAGCAGTAACAGGAATCTTGTTAGCAATACTTGCATATGGGATTATTTAA
- a CDS encoding leucyl aminopeptidase, with product MFQVINEDILNHQTEALVIGLFEENKHEQNEYQLLNERMSEQLDELVQAGDLSYTFGSVSKIHTLNQLTAKRIYVIGMGKREELNVDKLRKSFGRLFKQLKKDRINEISISWDSFLSTKSFDYVEAVGEALAMAPYKLETYHTKDKEEVVELEKLTMITGLEEELVLKALDTGFALGNGTNIARHLVNLPSNILTASELASFSINIAEKHGLEIDVFDKKDIEDLGMGALLAVNQGSEEPPRFIVMKYQGKATWEDPIALVGKGITFDTGGYSIKPKDGIVGMKMDMGGAASVLGAMDAIGAVKPEENVIALIPSTDNMISGSAFKPDDVIVSMSGKTIEIRNTDAEGRLALADAITYARQQGASRIIDVATLTGGVVVALGDEMTGAMTNNNDWLEEVTKASEQVGELIWELPYNDVFKKKVRTSHIADLNNSPGRKGHAVLAGAFVGDFAEDTPWVHLDIAGTAMSEGEHDLGPKGPTGSMVRTLAKTIMNR from the coding sequence GTGTTTCAAGTAATAAATGAAGATATTTTAAACCACCAAACAGAAGCACTAGTAATTGGACTTTTTGAAGAGAACAAACATGAACAAAATGAGTATCAATTGCTCAATGAAAGAATGAGTGAACAACTGGACGAACTTGTCCAAGCTGGAGATCTTTCATATACATTCGGTAGTGTCTCTAAAATTCACACATTGAATCAACTGACTGCCAAGCGTATTTATGTAATAGGAATGGGTAAGAGAGAAGAGCTGAATGTCGATAAACTTCGTAAATCGTTCGGTCGTTTATTTAAGCAATTGAAAAAAGACCGTATCAATGAAATCAGCATTTCTTGGGATAGCTTTTTATCCACTAAATCTTTTGACTACGTTGAAGCTGTGGGAGAAGCACTTGCGATGGCCCCTTATAAGCTGGAAACATACCATACAAAAGATAAAGAAGAAGTCGTTGAGTTAGAAAAGTTGACGATGATTACAGGGTTAGAAGAGGAGTTAGTATTAAAAGCATTGGATACTGGTTTTGCTCTAGGTAATGGTACTAATATTGCCCGTCATCTAGTCAATTTACCTTCAAATATTTTAACAGCATCTGAGCTGGCATCTTTCTCAATCAACATTGCGGAAAAACATGGCCTAGAAATAGATGTTTTTGATAAGAAAGATATTGAAGACCTTGGTATGGGCGCACTTCTTGCGGTCAACCAAGGATCAGAAGAACCACCACGTTTCATCGTTATGAAGTATCAAGGAAAAGCTACTTGGGAAGATCCAATTGCATTAGTAGGTAAAGGAATCACTTTCGATACTGGTGGTTATTCAATCAAACCAAAAGACGGTATCGTTGGCATGAAGATGGATATGGGTGGAGCTGCATCAGTATTAGGTGCTATGGACGCAATTGGTGCTGTGAAACCTGAAGAGAATGTTATCGCATTGATTCCTTCTACAGATAACATGATCAGCGGCTCAGCTTTCAAACCAGATGATGTCATTGTCTCGATGAGCGGGAAGACGATCGAGATTCGTAATACCGATGCAGAAGGTCGCCTTGCACTTGCAGACGCTATCACGTATGCGAGACAACAAGGAGCTTCACGAATCATCGATGTTGCTACTTTGACAGGTGGCGTAGTAGTTGCATTAGGTGATGAAATGACCGGTGCAATGACGAACAATAATGATTGGCTAGAAGAAGTAACGAAAGCTTCAGAACAAGTAGGAGAGCTGATCTGGGAACTTCCTTACAATGATGTTTTCAAAAAGAAAGTCCGCACAAGCCACATTGCAGACTTGAACAATTCACCAGGACGTAAAGGACATGCCGTGTTGGCTGGCGCATTCGTCGGTGACTTTGCTGAGGATACTCCGTGGGTCCACTTGGATATCGCGGGTACAGCGATGTCGGAAGGCGAACACGACTTAGGACCAAA